The window AAGGGACCAGGGTGACGACGCTGCCGGACTCACCGGCGCGGGCGGTGCGCCCTGCACGGTGCAGATAGTCCTTGTGGTCGCTGGGCGGGTCGACGTTGACCACCAGGTCGAGGTCGTCCACGTGCAGGCCCCGGGCGGCGACGTTGGTGGCCACCAGCGCGGTGACCTGACCGTTCTTGAACTGGGCGAGGGTGCGCGTGCGCTGGGGCTGGGACTTTCCGCTGTGCAGCGCGGCCGCACGGACACCGCTGGCCCGCAGGTGCTTGGTCAATTGGTCGACCGCATGCTTGGTGTCCAGGAACAGGAGCACCCGGCCGTCGCGGGCCGCGATCTCGGTCGTGACGGCGTACCTGTCGGCGCCGTGGACGGTCAGCACATGGTGTTCCATCGTCGTGACCGCCCCCGCCGACGGGTCGACCGAGTGGACCACCGGGTCGTGGAGGTAGCGGCGGACCAGCAGGTCGACATCACGGTCCAAGGTCGCCGAGAACAGCATGCGCTGCCCGCCGGGGCGCACCTGATCGAGCAGTTCGGTGACCTGGGGCAGAAAGCCCAGGTCGCACATCTGGTCGGCCTCGTCCAGCACGGTGATACGCACCCGGTCCAGGCGGCAGTCCTTGCGCTCGATGAGGTCGTGGAGGCGTCCGGGGGTCGCTACGACGACCTCGGCCCCGGCCCGCAGCGCACCGGCCTGCCTGCCGATCGATATGCCGCCGACCACTGTGACCATCCGCAGCTGCAGGGCCCGGGCGTACGGTGTGAGCGCCTCGCCGACCTGCTGGGCCAGCTCCCTGGTGGGGACGAGGATCAACCCGAGCGGCTGCTTCGGCTCCGCACGCCGGCTCGCGATCCGCGTGAGCAGCGCCAGGCCGAAAGCCAGAGTCTTGCCCGATCCGGTGCGCCCCCGGCCCAGGACGTCCCGGCCTGCGAGGGAGTTCGGCAGCGTCGCCGCCTGGATCGGGAACGGGTGGTTCACGCCGAGGCCGGTGAGCGTCTCCAGCAGGGCGAGCGGCAGGTCCAGGTCGGCGAACGACGCCGCCGCCGGGAGGGCCGGGGTGACCGTATCCGGCAGTGCGAATTCACCCGTCGGGGCGTTCGTGCGAGCTGAGCGCGTCATGGAAGCCTTCCTCGATGTGCGGCACGTATCGAGGAATTCCCGACAGACGGAGAAGCCGGCAAACCGCAAGAACGGGCAAGTGAAGATGGTGGAGGCCATCAACGGTAGCAGTCGGTGCTCACCAGGAGCGTGAAAGCGCAAGCACCGGAGGGGCCGACCGCCTCACCACTGCGGTCCGGTCCCTGACCACGGCTGTCCGGATCACATAGGCTCGGCGGATGGCAAAGTACTTTGACGTGCACCCCGAGAATCCTCAGCGGCGCGCCATCAGCAGCGTGGCCGACAGCATCCGCTCCGGTGCGCTCGTCGCGTACCCGACGGACTCCTGTTATGCCCTGGGATGCCAGCTGGGCAACCGTGACGGCATCAGCCGCATCCGGTCGATCCGGAACCTCGACGATCGTCACCACTTCACGCTCGTGTGCGAGGACTTCGCGCAGCTGGGCCAGTTCGTGCACATCGACAACGATGTGTTCCGCGCGATCAAGGCAGCCACGCCCGGCAGCTACACCTTCATCCTGCCTGCGACGAAGGAGGTGCCGCGCCAGCTGCTGCACCCCAAGAAGAAGACGGTCGGAGTCCGCATTCCCGACCATGCTGTCGCTCAGGCCCTGGTCGCCGAGCTCGGCGAGCCGCTGCTGTCGAGCACGCTGCTCCTTCCCGACGAGGACGAGCCGTTGACGCAGGGCTGGGAGATCAAGGAGCGGCTCGACCACGTGGTGGACGCCGTGGTCGACTCGGGAGACTGCGGCACCGAACCGACCACGGTCATCGACTTCTCCGACGGCGAAGCGGAGATCGTACGCCGAGGAGCAGGCGACACCACACGCTTCGAGTAGCCGTACCACAGCCCGATGAAAGAAGGATGAACCAGGCGTACGCTGACAAAAACGCCGGTACACCGCAATTGGGCGATGGAGGCGGGGCATGACCGACCCCCACGGCTTCCTCAAAGTTCCCCGTCGGCCCGTTCCGGCGCGCCCCGTCGACGAACGGCTGGGCGACTGGAACGAGGTCTATGCGGGGCAGGCACGGCTTCCGCTCGTGTCCGAGCAGGCGGGGCGCTGCATGGACTGCGGCATACCGTTCTGTCACAGCGGCTGTCCGCTGGGGAATCTGATCCCCGAGTGGAACGCGTACGCGGCGAAGGACGACTGGTGGGCCGCCGCCGAGCGACTGCACGCGACGAACAACTTCCCGGAATTCACCGGGCGGCTGTGCCCGGCCCCATGTGAGGACGCCTGCGTGCTCACCATCAATGCCGATCCAGTGACGATCAAGAACGTCGAGCAGGCGATCGCCGACGAGATCTGGGCGCGCGGATACGCGCCACCGCGACCGCCCGAGCGGCTCAGCGGGAAGACCGTCGCCGTCATCGGCTCCGGACCGGCCGGACTGGCGGCGGCACAACAACTCACCCGTATCGGTCACACCGTCGCCGTCTACGAGCGCGCCGACCGCGTCGGCGGACTGCTGCGCTACGGCATACCCGCGTTCAAGATGGAGAAGCAGCACTTGAACCGCCGCATCGAGCAGATGCGCTCGGAGGGCACGAAGTTCCGCACGGGCGTGGACGTCGGCAGCGATCTCGACGCCATCGAGCTCACCAGACGTCACGACGCGGTGGTCGTGGCCGTCGGAGCCAGGGGACAGCGGGAGCTGCCTGTCCCTGGCCGTGAGCTGCACGGCATCCATCAGGCCATGGACTACCTGACCTTCGCCAACCGGGTCAGGGAGGGCGACTACGTCTCGTCCCCCGTCACAGCCGAGGGCAAGCACGTGGTGATCATCGGAGGCGGCGACACCGGCTCGGACTGTCTGGGCACCGCCCTGCGTCAGGGCGCGACGTCCGTGGTGCAGCTGGACATCAATCCGGAGCCCGGCGAGGTCCGGCGGGAGACCGAGCCCTGGCCCACGTATCCGAAGGTCTACCGGATCTCCCATGCGCATGAAGAGGGCCGGGGACGGGAGGGTACGGATCCGCGAATCTTCTCCTCCGCCACCCTCCGTCTCGAAGGGGACCGGCACGGCCACGTCCGCGGCATACGCCTGGCGGAAGTGGAACCCGAGGACAGAAGGCCGCGGCCGGACACCGAGCACGTGATCGCGGCGGATCTGGTCCTGCTCGCACTCGGCTTCTACGGTCCCGAACGGGGCACCGGTCTGATGAAGCAGCTCGCGCTCACGCTGGACGACCGGGGCAACTTCGCCCGGGATGCCGACTTCGCCGCCGAAACGACGGATCGGGCCCGGAGCCCCGAGCGGACGGTCCGTACCGGGACGGACGGGGTCTTCATCGCCGGCGACGCGGGACGTGGCCAGTCCCTTGTGGTGTGGGCCATCGCAGAGGGACGGTCCGCGGCGGCCGCAGCGGACCGCTATCTGAGCGGCTCCACAGAGCTGCCGGCCCCCGTCGCCCCGAGCGACCGCCCCCTGGTGGCATGAGCGCTTCCGGTACCCCGTGCCCACGATCAAGACCACTGCTTCGCCGGAGCCACGACGACCTTCCGCCTACGCTCCTGCGGCATGCTGGATCATGAGATGACGGGGACCGCGCAGCACGGGACTGCGCCGGTACGGAGGTGGGTCCTCGACCAGGCGGGGGTCGTCGAGGCTGCGCACGAGCGCACTGAGTGCGATCTGCGCCTCGACACGGGCGAGCGGGGCACCGAAGCAGTTGTGGATGCCACTGCCGAAGCCGAAGTGCTGATTGTCCTCACGCATCGGGTCGAAACGGTCCGGGTCGTCGAACCTCAGGGGGTCCCGGTTGCCGGAGGCGAGGACAAGGATCAGGGAGGCGCCCTTCGGGACGGTGACCCCCGCGACCTCGATGTCGGTGAGCGGCGAGCGCTGCGGCAGGAACTGGACCGGGGGCTCGTAGCGCAGCAGTTCCTCCACGGTCCTCGGCATGAGTTCGGGCGCGGCACGCAACTTCGCCAGGATGTCGGGGTGTCGCAGGAGGGTGAGCATGCCGTTGGTGATCAGGTTGACGGTCGTCTCGTGTCCGGCGATGAGCAGCAGTACAGCCGTGGCCATCAGTTCCGGCTGGGTGAGACGGCCTTCGGGTCCTTCGTCGTTGGCCAGCGCGGAGAGCATGTCGCCGGACGGGTGGCCACGCCGCTCTTCGGCGAGGTCGCCCAGATAGTGCGCCATGGCGTCCCGCGCCTCCATGGCCGACTGTCGACGCTGCTCCGGGTCCTCCCCGTGACTGAAGTCGAAGCCGGCGATGATCGTGTTCGTCCAGGCGCGGACGCGGGGCACATCTTCCTGGGGCACGCCCAGGAGCCCGCAGATCACGGTGACGGGCAGCGGGTAGGCGAAGTCGTCGACGAGGTCGATCCGGTCCTTGCCCCGGAACGCCTGGATCAGTTCCTCGGCGATCCGGGTGATGTCACCCTGCAGGGCGTCGATCCGTCCTGGGGAGTGCGGCGGGCCGAAAGGGCGCATGGCGATGCGGCGGAGCCGGTCGTGTTCGGGGTCGTCGACGCCGATGAAGGCCGGCGGCATGTCGTCCGACCTGGCCAGCAGCGGGTCCGGATCCGTTCGGTTACGCAGGTCCGAACTGATCCGCGGGTCGTGGAGGAGCGCGGCGATCTCATGGTAGGTGCCCACCAGGTAGCTGCCGTCGCCCTGTCGTGACACGCCGTTCTCGCGGAGTTCTGCGTAGAGCGGATACGGGTCGGCACGGTTCGCGTAGTCGGTGATGCGTTCAAAGAGGGTGTCCGGGGGCATGCGTGGGGCTCCTCATCGAGCATGTGCGGCGGTCGGGGGTTCACAACTGCTGGGCATGCAAGCTGCTTTGGTGAACATGGGCACGATTGAGTGAACGGTGTGACATTCGGTGGGTGTGTCTGGCGGGGTGTGTGTAGCGTTCTCGGTGCGATCTGGGACGCCGGGTGTGGCGTCAGCAGTCGGGGCCCCCGTGTCACCAGCGAGATGGTTCGGGGCCTCCCCGTCGCCTCTGGCCACACCCATATGGCCAGGTCGTAGGGATCCCGCCCGCCCGGGACGGACCGCATACGGGATATGCGTCGCCGACCGGGACGCGAAAGCGGAGGACCAGTGCGCCCAAGACCGTTCGGGGCGTGCCGTTGAGCCAGGACTCACTCCTGCTCACTGCCCAGGAACGGTGATTCGGCCCGCACCAGAATCAGGTGCCGGTCCGGCAGATGACCGGTGAGAGCCACGGTCGGACCGTGCGAGAGCAGCTGAGGGGACGGCACGTCGGAGGGGACGGGCGTGGGCGAACCGGACCGGTCGGCGGCACCGGGAGCGGGTGGGAACGGCGCCGCCGACTCGATGAGGTACTGGTAGTGCTCCAGCCACTTGGCGCGGTTCACACTGACCGCCGCGGTGACACGTCCCCGGTAGCCGTAGACGGCAACGAACCGGCCCTCGCGCAACGAGCCCTGGGCGATGACAACTTGATCGGAGAAGGTCGGTACGCCCACGGACTTGATGTTGAGGCCGAACTGGCTGGACCAGAAGGCGGGCACCGACAGGTGCGGGCGCCTGCGTGGTCCCGGGCTGATCATGTTGTGGGCCGCCACCTCGGCCTGCGCAACCGCGTTGCCCCAGTGTTCGAGGGAGAGCATCTGGTACTCGAAGAGGGGATGCGGGAAGCGTGCCACGTCTCCGGCGACGAAGACATCGTCGGTGACGATCCCGTACATGTCGAAGGCGCGGCACCCCGCGTCGCAGGCGACGCCTCGAGGGCCCGCGGCCAGGCCTGATCCGTCAAGCCATTCGGTGTTGCGGATGGCTCCCAACGCGACCACGGCGACATCGGCGTCGATCCGGCGGCCGTCGGAGAACTCGGCACCGGTGAGCCGGCCGTTGCTGCCCTTCAGAGCGGTGACGGTCACGCCGCAGCGCAGGTCGACCCCGTGTGCACGCTGCAGCCGCCCCGCATAACTGCCGAGTGTCCCGCCGAGCGCGCCGACGAGAGGCGAGGGTCCGCGTTCGGCGACCGTTACGTCGAGACCGCGCTCCCGGCAGGCGGACGCGATTTCCGAGCCGATGAATCCGGCGCCGATCACCAGGACCCGGCGCGGTCCTGCGTCGAGGAGTTCGGCGAGGCGGGCCGCGTCGTCATTCGTACGCAGGGTGAGTACGCCGTCCAGACGGGCTTCGTCGGAGTTCGCCCATGGTCGGGCCCGGGTCCCGGTGGCGATCAGCAGCCGGTCGAAGGGAAGCTCTTCGCCGTCGGCGAGGATCACCCGCTTCTTGATCGGGTCGACCCCGACGGCACGGACACCGAGCTTCCATCGCGCGTCGACCTCGCGGCGGCCCGGCAGCCCGACGTCATGCGCGTGCACCCGCCCGAGCAGCACCTGCTTGGACAGCGGTGGTCTGTCGTAAGGAGGGTGGGGTTCCTCCCCCACAAGGGTCAGCGATCCGGCGAAGCCTTCGTCACGCAACGTCTCGGCGGCGCGCAGACCGGCCAGCGACGCACCGACGACGACGATCCGGCCGACGCCGCTCACGGAGCGCCGACGCCCGCCGGCTCGCCGACGAGGATGGCCTGTACCGGACAGGCCACCGCAGCCCGGCGGACGCGCTCATGCTGATCGTCGGGCACGGTCGGCGTGAACATCAGGGCCTCCTCGCCATGCAGCTCGAACACCTGCGGTGCGAGAAAGACGCACTGCGCATACCCCTGGCAGCGATTGAGGTCGACAACGATCTGCATCCCGGCCCACTCCTCCCTGCCACCCGTCACCTCTGTCCTAATGCCTGCCGGCGGCCGACGCGAACGATGCTGGTCCATCCGGGTTCGCAGACCGACGGGCCAGGAAGGGCGGTGGCTGCGGCAGACCGCGCGCCGCGGAAGCACCGGTTCCGCGGTGCAGCAGTTCCTCAGGGGCGACCCGCTCGGTCGTGGGAGCGGAAGCCGCGATGCCCCCTATCGGTGGCCCAGCACGTTGACGACCCGACCGTTGGGGTCCCGGACGAAGAACCGGCGCACACCCCATTCCTCGTCCTGCAAGGGGTGCAGGATCTCCGCACCGCTGTCACGTACCACCGCGTAGGCCGCGTCCACGTCGTCCACCTCGACGCTCATGTCGGGCACGACCGGTGCGGTCCTGTCGTTCGTCATGAAGCTGACCTGTGCCGTCGGAGCGGACGGAGAGGCAAGCGTCATGATCCAGCCGTGGTTCATGACCTCTTCGAGGCCCAGCAGACCGTAGAAGTCGCGGCTCTCCTGGACGGTCTCCGACTGGATGTTGGGCACGACACGGCGAACGGCCATCAACGCCTCCATGAAGTAGTCATGTGTATGAGCCGCCCCAGGAAACCTCGGGCACGCGCTCTGGTGAGACGAGCTCCAGGCTAGTTCGGCTGCGTGCCTCATCGCGGCTGGTCGCCTGACCGTCACGTCACTACGTCATGCGAGCTCGGGCACGGCGTGGGCCGTCGGCCCACCCCGCGTCCCGGCCCGCACGCGCCGTCGGACCGCTCGCCGCTCAGCCGAGTCCGACGGCGAAGACGTGCAGGCTGGCGTTGTCGGGAAGCGTCACACTCTTGATCCGCTTTCCGTCAGGCACGGAGAAGGGCGCTGTCGCGAACGGAGGACAACGTTGTTGAAGCGCCTGACAACGTTGTCGGATCTGCTGAAGCCGCCACCACCAGCATCCCCGCCGCCGCGGCGGCAACCGCGCCGCGAAATCCGCGACCGGTCCCGTGACCGGTTCCCTGACCTGTACGACGTCTCACACACGCCTCCGGGGAGTGAGGGCGGCTCAGCTCAGCCACCACACACTCGGCGAGTCGACAGTGTCCGGTCAAGAGCCGCGCAGGGATTGACCTGCGCCGGACGCTGCCGTGCAACCGCGCACGGTACAGATCCCGATGCACCTCGCTCGACTTCCTCCAGGCTTGCCATAACAGCAAGAAAATTTGCATACGTGCTCGGGTGGCTCGCAGGGTGTCCGTATGGATGAGACGGAGAAGAACGGCCTCACTGAGGCAGCTGCTGTTGTAGATGTCGTGGTCGTCGGAGGTGGGGTCGCCGGGCTGTCCGGTGCTCTGACATTGGCCCGTTCCCGGCGGTCGGTGCTGGTGATCGACTGCGGGGAGCCGCGCAACGCGCCTGCATCCGGGGTCCATGGACTGTTGTCGCGCGACGGAATCGCGCCGGGCGAGCTGCTGCGGGCCGGTCAGGAGGAGGTCACCGGCTACGGCGGCCAGGTCGTGTCGGACAGGGTGCTGGCCGTCCGCCGTGACCGCGAACGGTTCGTCGTGGACACCGCCGGAGGCCGGAGCTACGGTGCTCGGCGACTGCTGGTGACCACCGGGCTGATGGACGAATTCCCCGATGTCCCCGGCCTGCGGGAGCGGTGGGGTCGTGACGTGCTGCACTGCCCGTACTGCCATGGGTGGGAGGTGCGCGACACGCCGATCGGAGTACTGGCCGAAGGGCCCGCCGCAGTGCATCAGGCGCTGTTGTTCCGCCAGTTGTCTGCGGACGTGACTCTCTTCCTGCACACCGCGGACGACCCGGGCGAGGAGCAGTGGGAGCAGTTGGCCGCTCGCGGGATCGGCGTGGTCGACGGAGAGGTCGCCGCTCTCGAAGTGAGCGACGACCACCTGTCGGCCGTACGGCTCTCCTCCGGCCTGCGGGTACCGGTGCGGGCTCTGGTGGTGGCGCCCCGGTTCGATGCCCGTGGCGAGGTGCTCGCGGGCCTCGGCCTGACCGCGGTGGAACACCCCATGGGCGTGGGGAGTTACGTGGAATCGGACGCGAGCGGGTTCACCGGCGTCGCCGGGGTGTGGGTCGCCGGGAATGTCACCGACCTGTTGGGTGGGGTCCCCGCCGCCGCGGCCTCCGGAGTACAGGCAGCAGCGGCGATCAACGCCGACCTCGTGGCCGCCGACACCGATACCGCGGTGGCGCGCCGGAAGGAGGACCGGTTCGTCGATGTCTTCAGCCCGGATGCTGAGGCAGCCGGCTGCGAGCGCGCCCTGGGGAATCGCCGCCATGGACTCGACACGCTGCTCCGCCCGGGTCGCCCCACCGGTCGGTGACTCCCCTGCGCGGGTCGGCGGCGTACGCTGCCTGACCGCCGCCCGCGAAGAGCTCCCGCCCCGTGAGCGGGCGCGGACCACCGCATGCGGTCAGGTCGCGCGGGCGCGCAAGTGGGCGCGCTCACCCTGCGGGCCGAAGAGAACGAGCAGTTCGACCGCGTCGGAGTCGGCGGATCCCAGCCAGTGCGGCAGGTGGGTGTCGAACTCCGCCACCTCACCGGGTTTGAGAACCAGGTCCTGGTCTCCGAGGAGCAGCCTCAGGCGGCCGCTCAGGACGTAGACCCACTCGTGCCCCTCGTGGATCTTCAGGTCGGGTTCGGTGTCCCGTCGGCTGGGCGGGATCACCAGCTTGTGCGCCTGCATTCCGCCGGCCCGGCGGCTCAGCGGCACGAATGTCATCCCGGATCGGCGTACCGGGCGCAGGTGTACGCGTGGGTCCCCGGTCCGCGGTGCGCCGACCAGCTCGTCGAGCGGCACTCCGTAGGCGCGGGCCAGTGGCAGCAGCAGTTCCAGGTTCGGCCGCCGCCCACCGCTCTCCAGTCGCGAGAGCGTGCTCTCCGAGATGCCGGTCGTCTCCGCCAGGTCGGCCAGGGTGATGCCACGCTGCCTGCGCAGTGCGCGCAGTCGCGGCCCGACAGCGGCCAGTACGGTGCTCAGCTCGTCCACATCCGCCATCTTGCTGAAACGGCACAGCCAATTGCAAGTGGATCAGCTCGGCGTGGCATCGCACATCGACGTCAGGGTGTCGTGATGAGCCCCTCCGACGTCGTGGAGCCCCGTCCCTACGACAAGGCCCGGCGCGGCGTCCGATTACCGCCGGCCTCTCGCACCCGAAACCCTCAGGCTGTGAGAGCGGAACGGCAACAGCCAGACGAAGGGACCACGACCATGAGGGTCCACACCGTGATCGACAGCCCGCTCGGCCAACTGCTCCTGATGGGCCAGGAGTCCGGCACCGCACCGGGTGGCACGGCGATCACCTCACTGTCCGTGCAGGGCATGAGGAAGGCTCCCGTCGTCCGCACGGGCCGACGGCACGACCAAGCCGCCTTTGCCGAGGCAGTACGACAGATCCGGGCGTACTTCGAAGGTGAACTGACCATGTTTCAGATGGAGTTCATGCCCACGGGGACCGAATTCCAGCAGCAGGTGTGGGGCGCCCTGGATGCCATCCCGTACGGCGCCACCACCACCTACGGCAAGCTGACCGAACGGCTCGGCCTTCCGCGTGAGCGGGTGCAGGCCGTGGGCGGGGCGGTCGGCGCCAGGTCGGCAGGTGCCATGCGGCACGGGGTCAGTACCGTCCGGTCCGGCCGCCGCCATGCGCTGGGCCTGGTCTTCCACGATGCCACCTGAGTCGCGTGTACCTGCTCGGCGGGGACGGACTGCCGTACCGGAGCCGGCGGACCGCCAGGACACGCAGTGAGGCCCGGCACCGTGACGCGGTGCCGGGCTTCACTCGTACGCACGCGTGTCAGA is drawn from Streptomyces sp. NBC_01717 and contains these coding sequences:
- a CDS encoding DEAD/DEAH box helicase translates to MTRSARTNAPTGEFALPDTVTPALPAAASFADLDLPLALLETLTGLGVNHPFPIQAATLPNSLAGRDVLGRGRTGSGKTLAFGLALLTRIASRRAEPKQPLGLILVPTRELAQQVGEALTPYARALQLRMVTVVGGISIGRQAGALRAGAEVVVATPGRLHDLIERKDCRLDRVRITVLDEADQMCDLGFLPQVTELLDQVRPGGQRMLFSATLDRDVDLLVRRYLHDPVVHSVDPSAGAVTTMEHHVLTVHGADRYAVTTEIAARDGRVLLFLDTKHAVDQLTKHLRASGVRAAALHSGKSQPQRTRTLAQFKNGQVTALVATNVAARGLHVDDLDLVVNVDPPSDHKDYLHRAGRTARAGESGSVVTLVPSSGRREMSRLMADAGITPKITAVRSGEAELSRITGARTPSGVPLDGGPAAARPKTGNAPFRGMGTPRGESGRTGGASRRGGDARKMAEARRAARVRRGSE
- a CDS encoding L-threonylcarbamoyladenylate synthase; its protein translation is MAKYFDVHPENPQRRAISSVADSIRSGALVAYPTDSCYALGCQLGNRDGISRIRSIRNLDDRHHFTLVCEDFAQLGQFVHIDNDVFRAIKAATPGSYTFILPATKEVPRQLLHPKKKTVGVRIPDHAVAQALVAELGEPLLSSTLLLPDEDEPLTQGWEIKERLDHVVDAVVDSGDCGTEPTTVIDFSDGEAEIVRRGAGDTTRFE
- a CDS encoding glutamate synthase subunit beta, which codes for MTDPHGFLKVPRRPVPARPVDERLGDWNEVYAGQARLPLVSEQAGRCMDCGIPFCHSGCPLGNLIPEWNAYAAKDDWWAAAERLHATNNFPEFTGRLCPAPCEDACVLTINADPVTIKNVEQAIADEIWARGYAPPRPPERLSGKTVAVIGSGPAGLAAAQQLTRIGHTVAVYERADRVGGLLRYGIPAFKMEKQHLNRRIEQMRSEGTKFRTGVDVGSDLDAIELTRRHDAVVVAVGARGQRELPVPGRELHGIHQAMDYLTFANRVREGDYVSSPVTAEGKHVVIIGGGDTGSDCLGTALRQGATSVVQLDINPEPGEVRRETEPWPTYPKVYRISHAHEEGRGREGTDPRIFSSATLRLEGDRHGHVRGIRLAEVEPEDRRPRPDTEHVIAADLVLLALGFYGPERGTGLMKQLALTLDDRGNFARDADFAAETTDRARSPERTVRTGTDGVFIAGDAGRGQSLVVWAIAEGRSAAAAADRYLSGSTELPAPVAPSDRPLVA
- a CDS encoding cytochrome P450, which produces MPPDTLFERITDYANRADPYPLYAELRENGVSRQGDGSYLVGTYHEIAALLHDPRISSDLRNRTDPDPLLARSDDMPPAFIGVDDPEHDRLRRIAMRPFGPPHSPGRIDALQGDITRIAEELIQAFRGKDRIDLVDDFAYPLPVTVICGLLGVPQEDVPRVRAWTNTIIAGFDFSHGEDPEQRRQSAMEARDAMAHYLGDLAEERRGHPSGDMLSALANDEGPEGRLTQPELMATAVLLLIAGHETTVNLITNGMLTLLRHPDILAKLRAAPELMPRTVEELLRYEPPVQFLPQRSPLTDIEVAGVTVPKGASLILVLASGNRDPLRFDDPDRFDPMREDNQHFGFGSGIHNCFGAPLARVEAQIALSALVRSLDDPRLVEDPPPYRRSPVLRGPRHLMIQHAAGA
- a CDS encoding NAD(P)/FAD-dependent oxidoreductase, whose translation is MSGVGRIVVVGASLAGLRAAETLRDEGFAGSLTLVGEEPHPPYDRPPLSKQVLLGRVHAHDVGLPGRREVDARWKLGVRAVGVDPIKKRVILADGEELPFDRLLIATGTRARPWANSDEARLDGVLTLRTNDDAARLAELLDAGPRRVLVIGAGFIGSEIASACRERGLDVTVAERGPSPLVGALGGTLGSYAGRLQRAHGVDLRCGVTVTALKGSNGRLTGAEFSDGRRIDADVAVVALGAIRNTEWLDGSGLAAGPRGVACDAGCRAFDMYGIVTDDVFVAGDVARFPHPLFEYQMLSLEHWGNAVAQAEVAAHNMISPGPRRRPHLSVPAFWSSQFGLNIKSVGVPTFSDQVVIAQGSLREGRFVAVYGYRGRVTAAVSVNRAKWLEHYQYLIESAAPFPPAPGAADRSGSPTPVPSDVPSPQLLSHGPTVALTGHLPDRHLILVRAESPFLGSEQE
- a CDS encoding ferredoxin — protein: MQIVVDLNRCQGYAQCVFLAPQVFELHGEEALMFTPTVPDDQHERVRRAAVACPVQAILVGEPAGVGAP
- a CDS encoding VOC family protein; the protein is MAVRRVVPNIQSETVQESRDFYGLLGLEEVMNHGWIMTLASPSAPTAQVSFMTNDRTAPVVPDMSVEVDDVDAAYAVVRDSGAEILHPLQDEEWGVRRFFVRDPNGRVVNVLGHR
- a CDS encoding NAD(P)/FAD-dependent oxidoreductase is translated as MDETEKNGLTEAAAVVDVVVVGGGVAGLSGALTLARSRRSVLVIDCGEPRNAPASGVHGLLSRDGIAPGELLRAGQEEVTGYGGQVVSDRVLAVRRDRERFVVDTAGGRSYGARRLLVTTGLMDEFPDVPGLRERWGRDVLHCPYCHGWEVRDTPIGVLAEGPAAVHQALLFRQLSADVTLFLHTADDPGEEQWEQLAARGIGVVDGEVAALEVSDDHLSAVRLSSGLRVPVRALVVAPRFDARGEVLAGLGLTAVEHPMGVGSYVESDASGFTGVAGVWVAGNVTDLLGGVPAAAASGVQAAAAINADLVAADTDTAVARRKEDRFVDVFSPDAEAAGCERALGNRRHGLDTLLRPGRPTGR
- a CDS encoding helix-turn-helix domain-containing protein; this translates as MADVDELSTVLAAVGPRLRALRRQRGITLADLAETTGISESTLSRLESGGRRPNLELLLPLARAYGVPLDELVGAPRTGDPRVHLRPVRRSGMTFVPLSRRAGGMQAHKLVIPPSRRDTEPDLKIHEGHEWVYVLSGRLRLLLGDQDLVLKPGEVAEFDTHLPHWLGSADSDAVELLVLFGPQGERAHLRARAT
- a CDS encoding methylated-DNA--[protein]-cysteine S-methyltransferase → MRVHTVIDSPLGQLLLMGQESGTAPGGTAITSLSVQGMRKAPVVRTGRRHDQAAFAEAVRQIRAYFEGELTMFQMEFMPTGTEFQQQVWGALDAIPYGATTTYGKLTERLGLPRERVQAVGGAVGARSAGAMRHGVSTVRSGRRHALGLVFHDAT